The Manduca sexta isolate Smith_Timp_Sample1 chromosome 17, JHU_Msex_v1.0, whole genome shotgun sequence genome includes a window with the following:
- the LOC115442348 gene encoding uncharacterized protein LOC115442348 — protein sequence VTPTTASSSDERYARLIADFIQLSAQECNQWLCCGLWIKIFAYTMLFRWHVMLCALVLLSILDVKSVNGKRGFGGSHSYPRSGGLSGGGSHSYPKSGGLSGGGHGYSSSGSHGYPSSGGLSGGSHGYPSSGGNQRYPSSGGSHAYPSPGGSHGYPASGGLSGNSHGSANKHPSGGTHTTHIYNNYHYSPPQQIRYTPVGGGAPMTYPVYRGTPPTYVYQIKDSGSKYGTLLTGLALLNLGTLAGTAYAISHSGSGSHGGSSGQYKPQAGEVCKFGIKKDNGDYEETKINCELISSFILQEEAKAQNNATNTSIITTTVTNVTTVNMTNGVPESAATTQAPAIGNPIYMMLPNGTLVPINATVVNPTANVTAPEASPNNTMSSSVTVTTTTTNTTVTNALDVKGKPVDVTPGMQCFVMRTTPVSRMKKSIPCGLLQTYAEKSITKSAAGQNAPAFMMLATVVALSLLY from the coding sequence GTAACCCCGACAACCGCGTCATCGAGCGACGAGCGCTATGCGCGACTCATTGCTGACTTCATTCAGTTGAGTGCGCAAGAGTGCAATCAGTGGTTGTGTTGTGGTCTGTGGATTAAAATTTTTGCATATACAATGTTGTTCCGTTGGCATGTAATGCTTTGTGCGTTAGTTTTACTTTCTATTCTCGATGTGAAATCAGTTAATGGCAAGAGAGGTTTTGGAGGCAGTCATAGCTATCCGAGATCGGGTGGACTCTCAGGCGGGGGCAGTCATAGCTATCCAAAATCAGGCGGACTGTCGGGCGGCGGTCACGGATACTCGTCATCCGGTTCACACGGATATCCTAGTTCAGGAGGATTGTCTGGTGGCAGTCATGGCTACCCTTCATCGGGAGGTAATCAGCGGTATCCTTCATCGGGAGGTAGTCACGCTTACCCTTCGCCTGGCGGCAGTCATGGATATCCCGCATCTGGTGGATTATCCGGCAACAGTCATGGGTCGGCAAATAAACATCCTTCAGGCGGTACTCATACTacacatatttataacaattatcaCTACAGTCCACCGCAACAGATTAGATACACTCCAGTCGGGGGTGGAGCTCCTATGACTTACCCTGTGTACCGAGGCACGCCGCCGACCTACGTGTATCAAATCAAGGACTCAGGAAGCAAATACGGCACATTATTAACTGGTCTCGCTCTGTTGAATCTCGGAACTCTTGCGGGCACTGCATACGCGATCAGCCACAGCGGCAGTGGCAGCCACGGAGGCAGCTCTGGACAATATAAACCGCAAGCCGGCGAGGTATGCAAGTTTGGCATCAAAAAAGACAATGGTGATTATGAAGAGACCAAAATAAATTGCGAATTaatatctagttttatattgcAAGAGGAGGCAAAAGCACAGAATAACGCGACTAATACAAGCATCATTACAACAACAGTCACAAATGTAACCACAGTAAATATGACAAATGGTGTGCCGGAATCAGCTGCTACAACACAAGCCCCTGCAATTGGTAATCCTATTTACATGATGTTGCCTAATGGTACATTGGTGCCTATTAATGCTACTGTTGTAAATCCAACTGCAAATGTAACTGCCCCAGAAGCTAGTCCTAACAATACTATGTCATCATCAGTAACTGTTACAACAACTACAACAAACACAACTGTAACAAATGCTTTGGATGTGAAAGGAAAGCCAGTAGATGTAACGCCTGGCATGCAATGTTTTGTAATGAGAACCACACCTGTATCTCGAATGAAGAAATCCATACCTTGTGGTCTCCTACAGACTTATGCAGAGAAGTCAATAACAAAGAGTGCAGCTGGTCAAAATGCACCAGCATTTATGATGTTGGCAACTGTAGTCGCACtaagtttattatattga
- the LOC115442351 gene encoding uncharacterized protein LOC115442351 — protein sequence MLFRWHVVLCALVLLSILDVKSVNGKRSFGGSHSYPRSGGLSGGGSHSNPRSGGLSGGGSQSNPRSGGLSGGGSHSNPRSGGLSGGGSHSNARSGGLSGGGSHSNPTSGGLSGGGSHSYTISGGLSGGGSHSYPISGGLSGGVSHSYPKSGGSHSHLSPGTNDGYPVSGGSSGNGHGSANKHSSGGTHTTNNYNNYHYSPPQQIRYTPVGGGAPRTYPVYRGTPPTYVYQIRDSGSKYGTLLTGLALFNLGRRAYATSRGGSHRGSSGHYQPQLGEVCMFGIKKGNDYEETKINCQLISSFILQEEAKAQNNATNTSIITTTVTNITTVNMTNGVPKSAATTQTPAIGNPIYMKLPNVTLVPFNATVVNPTANVTAPEASSNNIISSSVTVTTTTTNTTVTNALDVKGKPVVVTPGMQCFVMRTTPVSRMKKSIPCGLLQTYAEKSITKSAAGQNAPAFMMLATAVALSLLY from the coding sequence atGTTGTTCCGTTGGCATGTAGTGCTTTGTGCGTTAGTTTTACTTTCTATTCTTGATGTGAAATCAGTTAATGGTAAGAGAAGTTTTGGAGGCAGTCATAGCTATCCGAGATCGGGTGGTCTCTCAGGCGGGGGCAGTCATAGCAATCCGAGATCGGGTGGTCTCTCAGGCGGGGGCAGTCAAAGCAATCCGAGATCGGGTGGTCTCTCAGGCGGGGGCAGTCATAGCAATCCGAGATCGGGTGGTCTCTCAGGCGGGGGCAGTCATAGCAATGCGAGATCGGGTGGTCTCTCAGGCGGGGGCAGTCATAGCAATCCGACATCGGGTGGTCTCTCAGGCGGGGGCAGTCATAGCTATACGATATCGGGTGGTCTTTCAGGCGGGGGCAGTCATAGCTATCCGATATCGGGTGGTCTCTCAGGCGGGGTCAGTCATAGCTATCCAAAATCGGGAGGCAGTCACTCCCACCTTTCACCTGGTACAAATGATGGATATCCGGTATCTGGTGGATCATCTGGCAACGGTCATGGGTCGGCAAATAAGCATTCTTCAGGCGGTACTCATaccacaaataattataacaattatcaCTACAGTCCACCGCAACAGATTAGATACACTCCAGTCGGGGGTGGAGCTCCTAGGACCTACCCTGTGTACCGAGGCACGCCGCCGACCTACGTGTATCAAATCAGGGACTCAGGAAGCAAATACGGTACATTATTAACTGGTCTCGCTCTGTTTAATCTCGGACGTCGTGCGTACGCGACCAGCCGCGGTGGTAGCCACAGAGGCAGCTCTGGACACTATCAACCGCAACTTGGTGAGGTATGCATGTTTGGCATCAAAAAAGGCAATGATTACGAAGAGAccaaaataaattgtcaattgatatctagttttatattgcAAGAGGAGGCAAAAGCACAGAATAACGCGACTAATACAAGCATCATCACAACAACAGTCACAAATATAACCACAGTTAACATGACAAATGGTGTGCCTAAATCAGCTGCAACAACACAAACCCCTGCAATTGGTAATCCTATTTACATGAAGTTGCCTAATGTTACATTGGTGCCTTTTAATGCTACTGTTGTAAATCCAACTGCAAATGTAACTGCCCCAGAAGCTAgttctaacaatattatatcatCATCAGTAACTGTTACAACCACTACAACAAACACGACTGTAACAAATGCCTTGGATGTGAAAGGAAAGCCAGTAGTTGTAACGCCTGGCATGCAATGTTTTGTAATGAGAACCACACCTGTATCTCGAATGAAAAAATCCATACCTTGTGGTCTCCTACAGACTTATGCAGAGAAGTCAATAACAAAGAGTGCAGCTGGTCAAAATGCACCAGCATTTATGATGTTGGCAACTGCAGTCGCATTAAGTTTATTGTATTGA